Proteins from a single region of Phyllobacterium sp. T1293:
- a CDS encoding ureidoglycolate lyase, with the protein MREILVQPLSREDFAPFGDVIEVDGSSSFPINHGMCDRYHDLAKVETSGENARVMISLLRGKPYELPLKLAMVERHPLGSQAFMPRSANPFLVVVAPNEAAGAGNPIAFVTQPGQGVNIHRNIWHGILTPLGGISDFIVVDRGGDGINLQEYFYSEPFIIR; encoded by the coding sequence CTGCGCGAGATTTTGGTTCAACCCCTGTCCCGCGAGGATTTCGCGCCATTCGGGGACGTGATTGAGGTCGATGGATCATCGAGTTTTCCCATCAACCACGGCATGTGCGACCGCTATCATGATCTGGCGAAGGTCGAAACATCGGGCGAAAATGCCCGCGTCATGATCAGCCTGCTGCGCGGCAAACCTTATGAATTGCCGCTGAAGCTCGCCATGGTAGAACGGCACCCTCTTGGCAGTCAGGCCTTCATGCCCCGGTCTGCAAATCCATTTCTGGTTGTTGTAGCCCCCAACGAGGCGGCAGGCGCTGGAAACCCCATCGCCTTTGTAACTCAGCCGGGACAGGGCGTGAATATCCATCGCAATATATGGCACGGAATCCTGACGCCGCTTGGCGGCATCTCTGATTTTATCGTGGTGGATCGCGGTGGTGACGGCATCAATCTGCAGGAATATTTCTACAGCGAGCCATTCATTATCCGCTGA
- a CDS encoding deaminase, translating into MTQESSAAGIIDALLDAMEHQIIPMTEEGVAAGNKIFGAAVLRKSDLSVVLAETNNETENPLWHGEVHTLKRFYEVNEDKRPDPKELIFLSTHEPCSMCLSAITWAGFDNFYYFFSHEDSRDAFAIPHDLKILKEVFTLEPGGYNKENAFWKSYAIHALIAAQAEPERSRLQARAAKISEKYADLSDQYQSSKDQNSIPLN; encoded by the coding sequence ATGACTCAGGAAAGCTCCGCAGCCGGAATTATCGACGCATTGCTCGATGCTATGGAACATCAGATTATTCCGATGACCGAAGAGGGCGTGGCGGCAGGCAACAAGATCTTCGGCGCCGCAGTGCTGCGAAAATCAGACCTGTCGGTTGTGCTGGCAGAAACCAACAACGAAACGGAGAACCCACTCTGGCATGGTGAGGTTCATACGTTGAAGCGGTTCTATGAGGTGAATGAAGACAAACGGCCTGATCCCAAGGAGTTGATCTTTCTGTCGACCCACGAACCTTGTTCCATGTGCCTTTCAGCCATCACCTGGGCTGGGTTCGACAATTTCTATTACTTTTTCAGCCATGAGGATTCCCGCGACGCTTTCGCCATCCCGCATGATCTGAAGATATTAAAGGAAGTCTTCACGTTGGAACCGGGCGGTTACAACAAGGAGAATGCATTCTGGAAGAGCTATGCGATCCACGCATTGATTGCGGCGCAGGCCGAACCGGAGCGGAGCAGATTGCAGGCGCGCGCTGCCAAGATCAGTGAAAAATATGCTGATCTCTCCGATCAGTATCAGTCGAGCAAAGACCAGAACTCGATCCCTTTGAACTGA